In Juglans regia cultivar Chandler chromosome 5, Walnut 2.0, whole genome shotgun sequence, the following are encoded in one genomic region:
- the LOC109009810 gene encoding glucan endo-1,3-beta-glucosidase 4-like — protein sequence MKLGKWLGILVLLVVGIFSRSLGAFVGINIGTGVSNLPPASDVVAILKAHQITHVRLYNADSHMLKALSNSGIEVMVGVINEEVLGIGESASAAATWINKNVAAYLPSTNITAIAVGSEVLSSIPNAAPVLVSAMNYLHKALVAANLNFQVKVSTPQSMDIIPRPFPPSTATFNSSWNSTIYQLLQFIKNTNSYYMLNAYPYYGYTKGDGIFPIDYALFRPLPSVKQIVDPNTLFHYTSMLDAMVDATYYSIEAFNFSGIPIVVTETGWPWFGGADEPDATVENAETFIKNLVKRVLNNSGPPSQPSIPINAHIYELFNEDKRPGPVSEENWGILFANGSTAYPLSLSASDRITENSSVVFCVAKPGADSDKLQSGLNWACGPGQANCTAIQPGKPCYYPDNLENHASYAYNDYYQKMRSVGGTCDFSGTAVTSTNDPSNGSCQFAGSSNSSTSGGFSPPVALGPANLFDGSSNSMRHNSKLQHMISAIFVALALH from the exons ATGAAGCTTGGAAAATGGCTTGGAATTCTGGTTTTGCTCGTTGTTGGCATTTTCAGTCGTTCATTAG GTGCATTTGTGGGGATAAACATTGGCACTGGTGTTTCCAATTTGCCACCAGCTTCAGATGTTGTTGCGATTCTCAAGGCCCATCAGATTACTCATGTACGCCTTTATAATGCTGATTCTCACATGCTGAAAGCCCTATCTAACAGTGGGATTGAGGTAATGGTTGGTGTCATAAATGAGGAAGTTTTAGGGATCGGTGAATCTGCATCAGCAGCAGCAACCTGGATTAATAAAAATGTTGCAGCTTATTTGCCTTCAACCAATATTACGGCAATTGCCGTCGGCAGTGAGGTCCTCTCCTCAATCCCTAATGCAGCTCCAGTTTTAGTTTCCGCCATGAATTACCTTCATAAAGCACTAGTCGCTGCAAACCTCAATTTTCAGGTCAAAGTTTCAACTCCACAGTCCATGGATATAATTCCTAGACCTTTCCCTCCCTCCACTGCCACCTTCAATTCTTCATGGAACTCTACTATTTACCAACTCCTccagtttataaaaaatactaattccTATTACATGTTAAATGCCTATCCCTACTATGGATACACGAAAGGAGATGGCATTTTCCCAATCGATTATGCTCTTTTCCGACCACTTCCCTCAGTCAAGCAGATTGTTGACCCAAACACTCTTTTCCACTATACCAGCATGCTTGATGCTATGGTGGATGCTACATATTATTCTATAGaagcttttaatttttctggaaTCCCTATTGTTGTAACAGAGACTGGCTGGCCGTGGTTTGGTGGAGCAGATGAACCAGATGCCACTGTGGAAAATGCTGAAACTTTTATTAAGAATCTAGTCAAACGAGTTCTAAATAATTCAGGTCCACCTAGTCAGCCAAGTATTCCCATTAATGCTCACATTTATGAATTATTCAACGAAGATAAGAGGCCTGGGCCAGTGTCAGAGGAAAATTGGGGTATTCTTTTTGCTAATGGTTCGACTGCTTATCCATTGAGTTTGAGTGCTTCTGATCGGATTACAGAGAATTCTTCTGTGGTTTTCTGTGTGGCAAAACCTGGTGCAGATTCTGATAAGTTGCAAAGTGGCCTAAACTGGGCTTGTGGACCAGGCCAGGCTAACTGCACTGCCATTCAACCCGGGAAGCCATGCTATTACCCTGATAATCTTGAAAATCATGCTTCTTATGCTTATAATGATTATTATCAAAAGATGCGAAGTGTTGGTGGAACGTGTGACTTTAGTGGTACAGCTGTAACCAGCACTAATGATCCCA GTAATGGATCATGTCAGTTTGCAGGAAG TTCTAATTCAAGCACAAGTGGGGGATTTTCACCTCCTGTTGCACTTGGCCCTGCAAACCTATTTGACGGGAGCTCGAATTCAATGAGGCACAATTCCAAGCTTCAGCACATGATATCTGCCATATTTGTTGCTCTAGCGTTACATTGA